In one window of Candidatus Scalindua sp. DNA:
- the dnaA gene encoding chromosomal replication initiator protein DnaA encodes MSNLPQKDKDTWFSIRENIKENISPQQFTTWFENLSLNKINRHEISIKVPNLYCKEWLEKNYMDVIISAIFEATNSKITISLIADDNKRGLVDPAQKSIVPKTIETQYYINKNYTFDNFLVGPCNRLTHAAALAVAESPGTSYNPLFIHGQVGLGKTHLLQAIYLQQQARQHNTLFLPCESFINHYISTIRTGDWNGFRNMYRNVDFLLIDDVQFLAKSQSSREEFFHTFNSLYNRQKQIVLSSDCPPEEIPTIEERLISRFRWGLITRIDPPSFETSIAIIQRKAALANLNISNDAANFIAENASSNVREIEGTLVNLARYASISKEVLNLDLVKQVIEGFAEKKKLLGIEDILRTVTRHFNIQISQILSRRKFKSITLPRQIAMYLARKFTNLSLKEIGGYLGGRDHTTVMHANEKIKKLQKTDRNFSVILRKIEKELTK; translated from the coding sequence TTTCCATTAAAGTACCAAATCTCTACTGCAAGGAGTGGTTGGAAAAAAATTACATGGATGTCATTATATCTGCCATTTTTGAGGCAACAAATTCCAAAATAACTATATCACTCATTGCGGATGATAATAAAAGAGGATTGGTAGATCCTGCTCAAAAATCGATTGTTCCAAAAACGATAGAAACGCAGTATTATATAAATAAGAACTACACGTTTGACAATTTTTTAGTTGGACCCTGTAACCGCCTGACACATGCCGCTGCACTTGCCGTTGCTGAATCACCCGGCACTTCTTATAATCCTTTATTTATCCACGGCCAGGTAGGCCTGGGAAAAACACACCTGCTCCAAGCCATATATTTACAACAACAGGCACGTCAACACAACACATTGTTTCTGCCCTGCGAGAGTTTTATCAACCACTATATTTCCACCATAAGGACTGGAGACTGGAATGGTTTTAGAAATATGTACAGAAACGTAGATTTTTTATTAATTGATGATGTGCAGTTTTTAGCAAAATCACAAAGTTCCCGTGAAGAGTTCTTCCATACTTTCAATAGCTTGTATAACAGACAAAAGCAAATTGTTCTTTCAAGTGATTGTCCACCCGAAGAGATACCAACAATAGAGGAACGGCTCATATCTAGATTCAGGTGGGGGCTTATAACGAGAATTGACCCGCCAAGTTTTGAGACGAGCATAGCAATCATACAAAGAAAAGCTGCGTTAGCGAACTTAAATATATCAAACGACGCTGCAAACTTCATTGCAGAAAATGCTTCCTCAAATGTGAGAGAAATCGAGGGTACCCTGGTAAATTTAGCACGATACGCATCAATTAGTAAAGAAGTGCTAAATTTGGATCTCGTAAAGCAGGTAATTGAAGGTTTTGCTGAGAAAAAAAAACTTCTTGGCATAGAAGATATATTAAGAACTGTTACAAGACATTTTAACATCCAGATTTCTCAGATTCTCTCTAGAAGAAAATTTAAATCTATTACGTTGCCCAGACAGATAGCAATGTATTTAGCGCGAAAGTTTACGAATCTTTCTCTTAAAGAAATAGGCGGTTATCTGGGCGGGAGAGATCATACTACTGTGATGCATGCTAATGAAAAAATCAAAAAACTACAAAAAACAGATCGAAATTTTTCTGTAATCTTAAGAAAAATAGAAAAAGAACTTACCAAGTAG